TCAACAAAAAGTCTAAGATAGGTAACTAACATTTATCTACGAATGGCTGAGACAGGAATCAATCTACATTCCAAGTTGACTGGATATGTTTAATTGTGAGAATTTTATGATCTTGAACATTCAGCGATGGACGATGAAAACAGTAAGTGTGaacaataaatgtttaaacaaCTTGATAAACTACAGACAAAAATAACCAAAGCTAAAGGTACAGCCAAACTTGCACAAGACAGGCGACGTACACTAACAGACCACTTTTAcgttcatttttatgttgtaaTGATTTGACGCAGTAAAATTTAATTTAGTTTACTAATATAAACAGTAAAAAGTAATACAACAGTTAAGAATTATCTATTTGTTACAATCAATTTACTTATTTTGCAATGTAAGTGATAACTAATGCATCAACGTTCAAATGAATTTGtgcttaaataaatataaatacacatttttaaacattttatggtGTTTAAAAGATAACACATGTCATGGTTGCATCACAGTACATAATACTTTGTTGCAAATGTACTTACATGTACATGAAATGACGAGAGTAAAGTCACGATAATGTACTTAGCTTTTTGATATTCAATAatggtaaaatataaaacaagattacAAAAACAGCAATTTTCGTATTtaagaacaaattttgtaaatagAGATAGGTAActttttgcacggaccccttcAATTGTAAACATTTCACATATGTGACATATAGTAAAATAATTACAAGTATGATACACAATTCATGAAAGAAGCACACAAACCCTGTTTCTGTTAAGAAAAGCCTTTACTCTAATCAGCCAGTCTTGTGTTAGAATGTAATAAAAGAGAACGTTTGTTtgcttcagtgtaagattgaaatgttTTTCATCAAGCCTGATTCTATATTTGAATAAGTCAACATCCTGTAATTGTACCTATTAGCTGTATTTTTATGAACtttttattattgatgttttgtaacAATTAATTTCATTCTCTTCAGAATTCGGGTGTAGATCTGCACTAATGAATTGTATCAATTTGATACAATGTCAGTTCAAAAAGGtgcaattttcaaataaagtGTAATGTTAAATTTCAGTAAGCAACTTTAAAACAGGACTTAAACTTATGTAAACAATTGTTCTATTGCTGATTTATTTCCTTTTGTGTTGTGTTTAgtcttaacgccgtttttcagtagtatttcagttatgtaacggcgggcaattaatcaaagtagtgttcctggattctctaccagtacgaacctgttctccgcaattacCTGCAAACTTCTACACCTGAATCAGACTGAATCATttcaacaaatacatatttctaaattgcatgttttgtacattttttatccagttgtaaatatttaaaagcaTATTCCTCtcctttttatttatgtttttacaaatctattgaaagaatatttcatttttcattatttgtaaaTGTAACAATTACGTTGTTGTAAATCAGTAGGGTATAATGTCCCTTTGACTCGTTGACATTTCCTATGTTTCCTATGTTACATCCAGACTGAGTTTCTATGAACAAATGAAACTCTAGAAAGTAAATTGTTTATAGCTGGCAGTGTAACTGTCACTGATACTGCATGGAAGcgttgaaaaagaaaagaatgatattaGTTAACATAATGTTTCAGTTTGTAATTGCATACAACTACATTTATtggaaaaattttacaaaagcaaAGCCAATTTCACCTGTTCCTCCACTAGAGTATATTCAGATTGGATAcagataatttgaaatatttttgaaatcccaTGTGTACTTTAACATAGTCTGTACTTATAACCATATGTCCCAACGAAAAGAGAGCGTTTCATTTACAACGTTCGTTGGAATTGGatgtattttgtacataattGGGTTTTCCATCGATTCCATATTACATCAATGGACTTTTATATTACAGGAAAGTAAAATAATAGCCATTGATGAAACAAATTATCACAACCAAAGTTGTTTTTTCTTGTCTTGGAGAACTGATTTAGAGTTAAAGACACTGAGAGAAATTGTCATACACAATTCGGGAAAACACTTAAGCGCGGTCAATGAATCTAAAGCAGTAAGAAACATATCAGATATTTGCAAGCGTTTTGTGACTTTTGGAAGAAGTCGTGGACGAATGGGAAATCAAATGTTTCAAGTTGCCGCTGTGTTGGGTGTAGCATACACTTATGACATTGTACcagttctaccaaaacaatgtcTACTAGCTAAATATATCGATTTGCCGAATGCTGTTGATAAAAGGGAAATATTAGTTAATACGGTTAGATTTAGGTGCACAGCCATAGCTTATTTCAGCTTATGTCCCGCTGGTGTTTTAGATTCTAAGGCAAATATAACTATGAATGGATATTTTCAATCATGGCTGTTTTTTGAAAAGGCACAAGACATAATAAggaaagttttaactttaaaaagaatacaCAAGATGAAAGCTGATCATTTTATACGTACATCAACGAAAAGTGGTTATAAAAAAGTATGTATCCATATTCGACGAGGAGACTTTTTGAAAGAAAGACAGTTAAGGAATGGGTTTTCTGTTGCAGATCTAACGTACATTAAACGTGCAAAGGAGGTATTTCTTAAAAGGTATTCCAAAGTACAATTTGTAGTGTTAAGCAATGACAAGAAatggtgcaaaatgcatatcaaagGGGATGTGATCAGTAACTTCACAGAACCTGGAGATGATATGGCTTTAATGGCATTGTGTGACGACGTAGTTGTTACATCAGGAACTTTTGGTTGGTGGGGTGCATGGCTTTCTGGTGGAACGACTGTATATTTCAAGGGATACCCGAGACCAATGTCTCCTATAGATCGTCGTTTCAACAGAACTGAATATTATCCACCTCACTGGATTGGCCTATAACGCCGCCAAAACTATTCCTACAGACAGTTTTCAATGTCATACGAACAGTTTTAGTGTCATTTTGAGGTTTTAAAAAGTCGTATTGTACATCGGGTTAttgtttttttccatttcaaattgttttttctGTTCTGTATGTAGCGTCTGTTAAGCGTTGTGGGTAATGCACATTACATGACCTCGTGAAGAGACCTAGTAAAACCAAGTATTGATTACTTAGCTATGAGAGCTTTGTAATCAGTCAAATAAATTGCGTTTGACTCACTGATGAAGTAAACACTTAAAACTAACACTTAAAACACTTAGAAATTAAATAGGTTGAGCAGGTAACATTggtttcatattattttataactgatgttaaaatgttcaaaaagatGTACTAGATGTCTAGTGCTTATTTACTTATAATATGGAGATAATAGGGAGATACGAAAGACCCTTAAGTTAACGTTTACATTTGTGAACAATATCCTCAGTAACCATGaagcagaaaaaaaataagaatccATTCCGGAAATGGTGGCAGCAATTAATATGAGACCACCTACTTGATCAAATGCTATATGAATATGGAGCAAATATGCTGACCTACACCTGATCTTATTTCAGACATGGTGCAATCAAAGTGAACTTGTGGAAAGCATGTGACGTCTGTTAAAGTTCTCAAAAATATTTGTTGAGACCAGAATGCGTAAAATCAAGAAGCCGACGGATGTGCAAAATTGGAGATACTGTTCGATCCATAACAACCCGGACGATCTTCTGACACGTAATATGTCTGCAAAACAGAACAATAATAGCAACTGCTGAAAGTCCTGTCCTTTATGGacaaataaatgttcaaaatagcACACAGAGAATATACAAGCTAGCTAGAGTTGTCGGCAGTGACAGATGACACTTTAGAATACAACCGAGAGAACCGTCTATCACAGTGTATCTCGGAAACAACTACACTCGTAAACAAGATCATGGACATAAGCAATTAAATTAAGAATAGGAGCCTTATAGGAATGACTGTATATGTACTTAAGTTTGTGTACAATGCAGAGCAGCTTGGCATAAAATTCCAGTTAACAGCTACAGATCTGCAAAACGCTGAAAATTTGTGTCTTCAGAACTGTCATCTTACAAAAAATAGCGATGAAATATCAAACCTACGTTCCAAAAAAAAATCGCCTTTCAATCTTGAAACAAGAACTTTTTTCTTAGATAATGAAGGTTTTGCATTCAAAATGCCCGCATTGATCCAACGTCAAAGTTCTCGTATATACTTAATACAAACCACCTGCTTAACTCATCTTCTAATACCAGCCCATGAAAGGCAGTTAAATGCTACAGTGAGTAACAAGGTAACGTTTAAAGCACTACTCGATTCGCCAGATAGTCTGAGCCATACTCTGGGAGAGTTTCTTTTGCAGAAAACCTGAATAAAAAGCCATTATAGCCTgaattgcatgaaaaatacccTGGTCCCAAAAAAACATCCCAAGACTCGAATTTTCTCTAGGTACAAACCAGGAGAGAAATTACAATTTGATAGAATAATTTTCGGGCCGTTTCGGTGCGAATTTTTTAAGTTGGTCAatgcttggtcatctaggactatcctagcatgaattgcatggAAAATAATCAGGTCCAAAAGTCATTACAAAATACAAGTTTCCCACGGAAATGACAATGAGAAAAATGACCATTTTAAGGGTCCCGTTTCGTGCCGTTTTGGAACGTATTTTtaagtaggtcagtgcttggtcgTCTTGGACCATCCTAACATGAATCGGATGCAAAATATCCAGGAGAGAAATATAGACCCAAAACTAGATTTTTCCACCtagagagaaatgacgattttaagAGTCCTGTTTCAGGTTGTTTCTGTGCGTGTATTTgttttaaagtaggtcagtgcttggtcatcaatgaccatcctagcatgaatgaCATGGAAAATAACAGGGTCCCAAAAAATCACCCGAAAACTCGATTTTACCATAGGTCCCGACGTAGTAAGAAATGACAATTTTCAAGGTTCCAGATTCGGACCGTTTCGCTGCGTATTTGGTTAAAAAAAGCATTATTTgatcatctaggaccatcctattATGAATTGCCTGTAAAATATCTGGGTCCCCAAGATAACCCCAAAACTGGAATTTTCCTTTTCGGAACTGAAAAGTCCCGacctgtaaataaataaaagtttttaagtgTGAGGTTTTGGGCCCCTTCggtgcatatttttaaagtaggTTAGTGCTTGGTCATCTTTGACCATCCTAGTGAGAATTATCCACAAGTCCCGACCTGTTGAAAAATAGCAATTCTAAAGTGTCATGTTTCGGGCCGCTTCAGTGTACATTTTTAAGAAGGTCAGTGCTAAGTCATTTTTACCATCCTAGTAAGTCCTGATCTTTCCCTCGGTCACCCCAAAACACAAATGTTCTGCTTGATAAGTGatgtttttcattgaaaacaacCTCGATATTCAAAGAATACTCCAAGTTATTTTACTCATCCTGACGTccgcgtcacaccttggttaacgTTTTACATGTAAGTGTGTATAGCTATATTctaagacatatagctttgaaactttttttttttcttttttctaggttAATAACCAACCTCatttggtcaagtcccataactctgacgtggaTTCAGACCGAATTAggcctttttgacttagaaactTAATATAAGCAGTTTTATGATGGTTTTCAGTTGGAATAAAGAATGTCTAATCTTTGCACATTGCTTGGTTTCGAAAACTGTATTAAATAAACGTGACGCCAAATATTATTGTTTCTGTAATCACAATTTCCATTCAGTATGCTCTTATTGCCTTGAATTTTCGGAATTGTTTTGTAttctttaaaggcactggcctctaTATCGTTCGACCACTACCGCCACCGATGAATAATATATTGCGTTAattatatagaaataaatgtttttatattttagacagtttacctcaagtaaagcgttacaaacaatgtaaaataattaaaaccaaCCAATTATCATTGGTTTCTATAACaaatagtctgtcagtaattttCAAAGAttggccctttttgacttttgACAGATCTCATTTCATAATTATAGACTCTGTAGAAAACGGGACAGAAAATGAccatttcaaatataacagataagaTGAGATATTTTccacaaataatcaaaacagcTGTACCCATAAGATGTATATAACTTATTCAATATTCGTTAtcaattatatcttttaaagttaataatgatttttttggtcctttttgcaGTTAAGTGAGTAAAGTGAACATTTCTTCAAATACTCCGACTTTTTCCGGCATTATCCGTATGTACTCG
The Mercenaria mercenaria strain notata chromosome 10, MADL_Memer_1, whole genome shotgun sequence genome window above contains:
- the LOC128546273 gene encoding galactoside alpha-(1,2)-fucosyltransferase 2-like yields the protein MKADHFIRTSTKSGYKKVCIHIRRGDFLKERQLRNGFSVADLTYIKRAKEVFLKRYSKVQFVVLSNDKKWCKMHIKGDVISNFTEPGDDMALMALCDDVVVTSGTFGWWGAWLSGGTTVYFKGYPRPMSPIDRRFNRTEYYPPHWIGL